The DNA window TGAAGTCACTCCGCTTCGGATCCTTGTGATAGATCACCCCGTCCATCTCCACCTCCGTCGTGACCGGCAGCCGGTACTTGGCGATGATTGCCGCCGTCTTCGGCGCAAAGCAGCTCGTCACCTCCACCGGATTCAGCTTCGTCTTTACGCCGTCCAGCTTTACCCATTTTTCCTCATCATTCACCTCCACATGGGCGACCTCTCCAACTCCTTCCGCCCGTTGCAGCTTCGCGTTCCGAAAATGCTGCACCCGGCCCTGAAATTCAACATCTGACTGAATTCTCACCATCTCCACGCCCCGGTAGCTGAAGTTGCGCAGATCTCCCCTTCCCCGGTTCAGGCATTGTTGCAAATCTGCCTCCGGTCCGGCTCCCTCCAGTTCAAAATAGATGCTGGACTTCGGGTTGAACTGAAACCGGCTGATGATCTCCCGCGTCTGCTGCATCTTCGCAAACGGCAGGAACGCATTTGGATCCATCCTCAGCACCGCCTTGTAGCGGAATCCCTTCTCATCATGAGACATCGCTTGGGCAGAAAGCGTCCCCGTCTCATGCTTCAGAACCAGGTCCCGCACATACACACCTTCCGGTGCCACGCCGATGTTCGCCTCCAGCCCGTTGAAAACGGCCCCACGGGTACTGAAACGACCGCAGTCCAGGCTGCCCGTGGCCAATACCGGCCGCTTTCCTTGGGCCAGAGGCCCATCCACATACCACACCCCGTTCATCGCCAGGTGCGGCGTCCCGTAGAACACCACCTCCCGCAGATTGTCATTGTTTAAAAAGGCCTGCGCCAGGCCCGGCAGGTCCGCGCTGGAGGTCATCTGGAAGCGCAGTTCCGGTGTGCCCATCTGCCAGGTGGCGCTCGCATTCACCTGCCCAGTCGGGTCCTTCACCAACAGTCGCGTCAGGTCAATCAGTCCCGCCTTGTACTCCGCCTCCGCCAGCAGTTCCTCGCATACATAGCTCCCATAGCGCAGACCGGAAGCTTCAAAAAACAGTCTGGCAGACAGCTCCTGCGGCCGTTCCAGCTCACCGTTTACCTCCAGCCTGATCTCAGGCGGCCTGGCAAACTGGAACCGGTTCAGCCAGTCCACCCCGCGCTGAATCCGCCGGTGATGTGCGTTGAGCAGCTTGATCTGCTCCGTCACAGACAGGCTGTTCAGCTTCGGTTTCGACGGTTCATTGGGGTCACGCCCCGGCAGCGTCAGCAGGCCCGTCACACTGAGATGAATCCCGGACAGAGTCCACTCCGCCTGCCTCACCTCCAGCACCCCGTCCCGCAGAAAGGCCCGTGCGCTCAGGTCCTCCAGCTGGATCAGCGTTTGCATTCCATCCGGATCCTGCACCGGCAGGGACACGCTCGCATGACTGAGCTCCAGGCCGTCCACCACGAACATCTTGTCCAGCAGCTTGCCGTAATCAAAATCCAGGTTCAGCCGGTCCACCGTCGCCAGTACATGCTGCCGGTCCTCCCCCGTATAGACCCGCACCTCCCGTGCGATCAGTCCGCCAAAAGGATTCAGCATCAGCCTTTCCAGGTCCAGATGCAGCCCGCGATCTGCCAGCTGCCCCATAATAAACTCCCGCCACTGCCGGGAAAACGACTCCGACCCTGCATACAGCAGCCCGCCCAGCATGGCACTGGCCAGGCAGAGCTTGAACACGCGTCGCAGCATCCTCTTCATCAATGCCCAAGCTAACCTCCATCCGGCCCATGACAAGGCCCAGGAATCAAGCGAAAACCTGATTCCTCCTTTTTCGCACAGTCTGTGTATTCTGCAGTTGCGCCTTTTCCCCGTTGCCGCGCCCGCTCTCTTCATGGAGCTTTCCGGCCCGAATGCGAGAGTCCACCTACATCCATGCTTCCCGCGCCAGCCGTGTCATCACCCGCTGGCGGGGCTTGGGAGCCATCCTCGCCGTCGCCTTTTACAGCCTCTTTTTTGCCGCGCATCAGCAGCTTCAGGACACCCCTGTTTACCTGCGTGATTCCGTTCTTTTCGCCGCCAAAACCCAGACCGTCTTCAACAGTCTCACGGCCTCCCGCACGGAAGACCACCGTGGCATTGGCGCGGAGCATCCCGCCTTTACCCTGCTCCACCATGCCCCGGCCCAGGCCCTCATCCGGGGCTGGCAGTTCTTGGGAAAGGACCCAGTGCGCGCCCGCAAGCACGGCATCGCCCTGCTCACCAGCCTAGCCGGGGCGCTCATCGTCGTCATGGTTTACCATGCCCTGCTATGGAGCAGCGTCGCCTCCCTCCGGTCTATCCTCCTCGCCACCGCCTGCGGGGCTGGCACCTGCCTGTGGATCACCGCACCTCTGCCGGAGGTCTGGATCTTCGCCGGGCTCGGTGTGGCAGCGCTCGCGGCCGTCACCGCCCGGGGCACACTCTCTCCCTGGTGGCTGCACCTCATCGTTGCTGTTTATGCCATCAGTTGTTTCATTGGCAATGTCATCCCCGTTCTCCTGCTCGCCATCGCCCGCTGTGCCCAGGAGAG is part of the Prosthecobacter sp. SYSU 5D2 genome and encodes:
- a CDS encoding AsmA-like C-terminal region-containing protein, producing MLRRVFKLCLASAMLGGLLYAGSESFSRQWREFIMGQLADRGLHLDLERLMLNPFGGLIAREVRVYTGEDRQHVLATVDRLNLDFDYGKLLDKMFVVDGLELSHASVSLPVQDPDGMQTLIQLEDLSARAFLRDGVLEVRQAEWTLSGIHLSVTGLLTLPGRDPNEPSKPKLNSLSVTEQIKLLNAHHRRIQRGVDWLNRFQFARPPEIRLEVNGELERPQELSARLFFEASGLRYGSYVCEELLAEAEYKAGLIDLTRLLVKDPTGQVNASATWQMGTPELRFQMTSSADLPGLAQAFLNNDNLREVVFYGTPHLAMNGVWYVDGPLAQGKRPVLATGSLDCGRFSTRGAVFNGLEANIGVAPEGVYVRDLVLKHETGTLSAQAMSHDEKGFRYKAVLRMDPNAFLPFAKMQQTREIISRFQFNPKSSIYFELEGAGPEADLQQCLNRGRGDLRNFSYRGVEMVRIQSDVEFQGRVQHFRNAKLQRAEGVGEVAHVEVNDEEKWVKLDGVKTKLNPVEVTSCFAPKTAAIIAKYRLPVTTEVEMDGVIYHKDPKRSDFTVKFRHPSGTGRYVLWDEDYLISAPQGDLAFKGFDMSFDIRGTLFGKAMSAKGNVDLEPGTNDFTVQVKAGQFPYELFGKKVPFDQVTADVSSRGSDTSFDIRSSLLGGAFSLKGMVNERSNPQPYEGELRVDGVSFPRFVQIYSKTNETEGDITGHFKFAGRMNDWMALKGGGVGIILNGNLYEVPILGPLTPLLGSLLPGQIKGYNVAKEANCTFEVADGFVISKNFEALTSVFKIALDGRVDFIRDAVDLSAQVRVRGLPGLVLRPFSELLEYHGTGSISDTQWKSQLLSGNRKTEERAPPSAEALRDAERIAGDNPPPTKDEPRRLPSIFSRPGGR